One genomic segment of Verrucomicrobiia bacterium includes these proteins:
- a CDS encoding VCBS repeat-containing protein, giving the protein MTPRRLFLCILAFAPPISLPASPPLFDTWQSYEVGNFPLAVIATDLDGDGDRDLIAANRGYRWVQDDSTVSVLKNNGDGTFSSRADYVIGYRPVSVSAVDLDLDGDYDLIATAEDGNLYTLFNDGKAVLGSKAAYFLGSSYLSSTSSADLDLDGDPDVVVADHPDRTFYVFENRGDGNLELVSKHVLPNMPTAILATDLDGNGNPDVVVANEKGEDKVSIYLNAGNGTLASGGNYGGPAQGTRSVFAFDSDGDGDPDLVVSDSYDSTVSVLENDGTGAFSSDSAYRVGRNPHSVVASDLDGDGDADLSAANLHEHSVSTLLNNGGGAFSGRTDYEVGLIPVSVLASDLDGDERPDLAVANYYSYSVGVLKNNGDGTFIKSDRPQTGAGPSSVLNLDLEGDTDKDLVTVNSLSNTLSVFKNEGAGNFVHSEDYDTGINPLSLSSADLDQDGDMDIVTVNSGQNGISILKNNGDGTLAKKIDFAIGKHPRAISCADLDRDGDPDLAAVDDSLNVVLILTNDGIGNFASSSVYQTGVTPVELDAADLDGDKDFDLAVANRGSATVSIFNNFGDGTFAEPVEYRTTTAPISLMLSDLDGDRAPEIVIVHAPNTALPAGEFSILRNQGGGAFTTGEQYAAGVHPVAILATDLDGDADADLLTANSRSSSVSVFFNDGNGVFVRGTDHGVGITPTSLSSADLDQDGDPDITVANRSSNSVSVLKNHSNHGCTLKRGDLNHDCYLTVEDVILAMNCILMNIGTCRPELTDVNCNGKVTGADVVALLLAVFLNQPLPCT; this is encoded by the coding sequence TTGACACCACGGCGGCTTTTTTTGTGCATTCTGGCTTTTGCACCCCCTATATCTCTGCCTGCCTCCCCACCCCTTTTCGACACCTGGCAAAGCTACGAAGTGGGAAATTTCCCCTTGGCCGTAATCGCAACAGACCTCGATGGAGATGGCGACCGGGATTTGATCGCGGCCAATCGGGGCTACCGATGGGTCCAAGACGATAGCACCGTATCCGTGCTGAAAAATAACGGTGACGGAACGTTCTCATCGCGCGCGGACTACGTTATCGGCTACCGCCCTGTATCGGTATCGGCGGTTGATCTGGACCTTGATGGTGACTACGATTTGATCGCCACCGCGGAGGACGGGAATCTTTATACCTTGTTCAATGACGGAAAAGCCGTTTTGGGGTCAAAAGCCGCCTATTTTCTGGGGAGCAGTTATCTTTCTTCGACATCGTCGGCCGACTTGGATTTGGACGGCGACCCGGATGTGGTGGTCGCCGATCACCCGGACAGAACATTTTATGTTTTCGAAAACCGAGGGGATGGAAATCTGGAACTGGTATCCAAACACGTTCTGCCAAACATGCCCACCGCCATTCTGGCCACCGATCTTGACGGAAATGGAAATCCGGACGTGGTTGTAGCAAATGAAAAAGGGGAAGACAAAGTCAGTATTTATTTGAATGCCGGCAATGGTACCTTGGCCTCCGGCGGCAACTATGGAGGGCCTGCTCAAGGCACCCGTTCGGTTTTCGCCTTCGATTCGGACGGGGATGGTGATCCCGATCTGGTTGTATCCGATTCGTACGACAGTACGGTTTCCGTTCTTGAAAACGACGGCACCGGGGCATTTTCCAGCGATTCCGCTTATCGGGTGGGAAGAAACCCGCATTCCGTCGTGGCTTCCGACCTGGACGGGGATGGGGACGCCGATCTGTCGGCTGCCAATCTGCATGAGCATAGCGTTTCTACACTTTTAAACAACGGGGGGGGCGCTTTTTCCGGCCGAACAGATTATGAGGTCGGCCTTATACCGGTTTCCGTTTTGGCCTCCGATTTGGACGGTGACGAACGCCCGGATTTGGCCGTGGCAAATTATTACAGCTATAGCGTAGGGGTCCTGAAAAATAACGGCGACGGCACCTTCATCAAAAGCGACCGCCCCCAAACGGGCGCCGGCCCGTCATCGGTTTTGAACTTGGACTTGGAGGGGGACACGGATAAGGATCTGGTAACCGTGAACTCTTTGAGCAACACTCTTTCGGTCTTTAAAAACGAAGGAGCTGGAAACTTTGTCCACTCCGAAGATTATGATACCGGGATCAATCCCCTGTCTCTCTCTTCGGCCGACTTGGATCAGGACGGGGATATGGACATTGTAACGGTAAATTCCGGGCAAAATGGAATCTCCATCTTGAAAAACAACGGCGATGGGACACTTGCCAAAAAAATCGATTTTGCAATCGGAAAACACCCCCGAGCGATTTCCTGCGCCGATTTGGATCGGGATGGAGACCCCGACCTGGCTGCTGTTGATGACAGCTTGAACGTCGTTCTGATTCTCACAAACGACGGCATCGGCAACTTTGCAAGCTCCTCCGTATATCAAACCGGCGTCACACCCGTTGAACTCGACGCCGCAGATTTGGATGGGGACAAGGACTTTGATTTGGCCGTCGCCAACCGGGGTTCCGCAACGGTTTCCATTTTCAATAACTTCGGCGATGGGACGTTTGCGGAGCCGGTTGAATACCGAACGACAACTGCACCGATTTCCCTGATGCTTTCCGATTTGGACGGTGACCGTGCTCCGGAGATTGTAATCGTCCATGCACCCAACACAGCCCTCCCCGCCGGGGAATTCTCCATTCTAAGAAACCAGGGGGGTGGCGCGTTTACCACGGGAGAACAATATGCGGCCGGTGTTCACCCTGTTGCCATCCTGGCAACAGACCTAGATGGCGATGCCGATGCGGACCTGCTAACCGCAAACTCCCGCAGCAGTTCTGTTTCAGTTTTCTTCAATGATGGAAATGGAGTTTTTGTCAGAGGAACGGATCATGGGGTTGGAATTACGCCAACGTCGCTGTCCTCCGCCGACTTGGATCAGGACGGAGATCCGGACATAACCGTGGCCAACCGCTCCAGCAACTCGGTCTCGGTGTTGAAGAACCATTCCAATCATGGCTGCACGCTGAAACGGGGGGATCTCAATCACGATTGTTACCTGACGGTCGAGGATGTCATACTGGCAATGAACTGCAT
- the accC gene encoding acetyl-CoA carboxylase biotin carboxylase subunit — protein MFKKILIANRGEIALRIIRACRELGIKSVAVFSEADKDSLAVRFADESLCIGPPKAAESYLDAKRIIAAAELTNSDAIHPGYGFLAENADFAEICESCNIRFIGPTSQQIRQMGDKIFAKRVMAEAGLPTIPGSEGEVTELSKAVSLAKTFGFPVIVKAAAGGGGRGMRLARDEKELEAVWGMAKAEAKAAFGNDALYLEKFVENPRHVEVQVLGDHQGNIVHLGERDCSVQRRHQKLIEEAPCPVLDEETRKKLCEAAVLGAWKIGYRSAGTLEFLLDRNKNFYFMEMNTRIQVEHPVTEEVVDLDLIKEQILIAAGEEMSFKQTDVKLHGHSIECRINAEDPEREFAPSPGKITYFHVPGGHGIRVDTHAFALYDVPPYYDSMIAKLVGFGKTREQAIGKLLRALDEFIIEGIATTIPFHKKTLVHPDFVNLNYDTSFVEKMIAEEKKTKERPVEAVETGSSS, from the coding sequence ATGTTTAAGAAAATCCTCATCGCCAACAGGGGGGAGATTGCGCTTCGGATCATCCGTGCCTGCCGGGAGCTAGGCATAAAGTCCGTGGCCGTCTTTTCCGAGGCGGACAAGGATTCCTTGGCCGTGCGCTTTGCCGATGAATCACTCTGCATCGGCCCTCCGAAGGCAGCGGAAAGTTATCTGGATGCCAAACGAATCATCGCCGCCGCCGAGCTGACCAACTCCGATGCCATTCATCCCGGCTACGGGTTTTTGGCTGAAAATGCCGATTTCGCCGAAATCTGTGAGTCCTGCAATATCCGTTTCATCGGCCCCACTTCCCAGCAAATCCGGCAGATGGGAGACAAAATCTTTGCCAAGAGAGTTATGGCGGAAGCGGGGCTGCCGACCATTCCCGGTTCGGAAGGGGAAGTGACGGAACTCTCCAAGGCGGTAAGTTTGGCCAAGACATTCGGTTTTCCAGTCATTGTCAAGGCCGCCGCCGGCGGCGGGGGACGCGGGATGCGGCTGGCGCGGGATGAAAAGGAACTGGAAGCGGTCTGGGGTATGGCCAAAGCGGAGGCCAAGGCGGCTTTTGGCAACGATGCTTTATACTTGGAGAAATTCGTTGAAAATCCGCGCCACGTGGAGGTTCAGGTTTTGGGGGACCACCAGGGAAACATCGTCCATCTGGGGGAGCGCGACTGCAGCGTACAGCGCCGTCATCAAAAACTGATCGAGGAAGCTCCCTGCCCGGTGCTGGACGAGGAAACCCGAAAAAAGCTGTGCGAGGCGGCCGTTTTGGGGGCCTGGAAAATCGGCTACCGCTCGGCGGGAACCCTGGAGTTTTTGCTCGATAGAAACAAAAACTTCTACTTTATGGAAATGAACACCCGGATTCAGGTGGAACATCCGGTCACCGAGGAAGTGGTCGATTTGGATTTAATCAAGGAACAGATTCTAATCGCCGCCGGCGAAGAGATGAGTTTCAAGCAAACCGACGTCAAGCTGCACGGGCATTCCATCGAGTGCCGCATCAACGCCGAAGATCCGGAAAGGGAATTTGCCCCTTCCCCCGGAAAAATCACCTACTTTCACGTTCCCGGCGGGCATGGTATCCGCGTGGACACCCACGCTTTTGCCCTTTATGACGTGCCGCCGTACTACGATTCAATGATTGCCAAGCTGGTCGGCTTCGGTAAAACGCGCGAGCAGGCGATTGGCAAGCTCTTGCGGGCGCTGGATGAGTTCATTATCGAGGGAATTGCCACCACCATTCCTTTTCATAAAAAGACCCTCGTGCATCCCGATTTCGTCAATTTGAATTACGACACCTCCTTTGTGGAGAAAATGATCGCCGAGGAAAAAAAAACAAAGGAGAGGCCGGTGGAGGCGGTGGAAACGGGGAGTAGTTCGTAA
- the gcvH gene encoding glycine cleavage system protein GcvH, whose amino-acid sequence MEIKADLKYTKEHEWIKLDGEVATVGITDYAQGELGDVVFVELPKVGAAVAQMKPFGTIEAVKAVSELFSPITGEVAAVNSTLETDATVINKDPYGEGWLIKIKVKNPKELDSLLTAEKYKEMVAV is encoded by the coding sequence GTGGAAATCAAGGCGGATTTAAAATACACCAAGGAACATGAATGGATTAAGCTGGATGGCGAAGTTGCCACGGTCGGAATCACCGACTATGCCCAAGGAGAGCTGGGGGATGTTGTGTTTGTCGAACTTCCCAAGGTCGGCGCAGCCGTGGCGCAGATGAAGCCGTTCGGCACCATTGAAGCGGTAAAGGCGGTCTCCGAACTTTTTTCGCCGATCACGGGCGAAGTAGCGGCGGTCAATTCCACCCTGGAGACGGACGCCACGGTCATCAACAAAGATCCGTACGGCGAAGGATGGCTGATCAAAATAAAAGTCAAAAACCCCAAAGAACTCGATTCACTTTTGACGGCGGAAAAATACAAGGAAATGGTGGCGGTATAA